AAGAACTTCATGTTTTGAAATAAATGAGCTGCAGTTTAGCATTCGTTTGAATTAGATTTCTGGAAATGGATAAAATGTTCTTTATATCTCATTATGTGATTGTAGTTGATGTGTCAATATTCCACACATTGCTCAATGGTGAAATCAATTGATGTAATTTGGAAGTGTAATGAATGAGTCATTTAGTATGGAACAGGCTTGAAAAGGACCAGTTAGACACTATTGATCTAACAATGTTCCCTGAGATGATAAAATTGGCTTCTTTTGGCCAACACAGTTTGAAATTTGTTGAATCCATGACACCCACACTTCACAAGTTATGCCTATCCAAAGACTTGAGTGGTTTAGTGAAATCCACTTGAAGCAAATAAAAGTAGATAAAAACATAGATGATCATACGTAATCGTATATAAACTCTGAAATTCATGTTTCTTGGCTAACCCCAGAATGGAGAGATTTAAAAACAATCCGTCCCCTACTTAGTGTTTTCATGCTAGGACATCAACAAATACCAGCTTAACTGAAACAATAACAGAAAAAAGGTTCAAAAAAGTAACAGATCATGGGACAATCCTTTGTGGGTCGCGAGGGAAAAGTGATGTCTTGCGAATGTTATTGAGAGCACAGAAAAGCATCACCACACGCTCCAATCCGACTCCAAATCCACCATGGGGAGGTGCACCATACCTTCACAACAGGCAAATCAAAAATCAGGAGCAGATACTAGCAGAAATGGATGCAAGAGTTAAATTTGATGAGTCCAACCTCCGATAGTCGTTTAACTTCCAATATATTTAGTGATCTTTTACATTCATAAACTGACAATCCTCTATACATCAGTTACCATTGCAAACATATCTAAGGCAAATGCATGATGATCTCAGCAGGCATAATTAGCAAGTCATGAGAATAAGTAGCCAAAAACTTAGCTtgaattcattgatgacatcaaTCTCACAGTGTCTAAGCTTAGGTTTACCTAAACTCTGAAGTATAAACTTGATTCCTCACACATTCCATAAGCACTGAAGTATGAAACACATGGAAGATGCAACAGAAAATGGCTGAATTCACACCCTACAAATAAAAAGTTGCATGCCACAACATACGTCTCACTTCCCTTTCAATTGAGAAGAGAGTTTTTAACTTTTATGCACGGATTAGAACAAAGAATTTTAATACCATTATGCTCACCTAAAAACCAATTAGAGATACTTTATATGGTTATTGTTGTTGGCACTCACTAAAGATTGTCAGTTGACTAAATATTGACTAaagtttttgaatttctttttgaacAATTTCTAGATTTGACTGAAGCTTCCCAAATATAGAAGACAAATTGAATCACAAAGAGAAATACCGGAAAGAATCAATGTATGTTGATATTGTCTTCACATCAATTCCACATTCTCCGGCACGTTTTTCCAAGAGTTCAGGAACATGGACACGCTGAGCTCCTGAGATAATTTCCTCCCCTACCAAAAAAGGCAATCAAAATATGTAATTATGTCACCTTTTCAATTGAAAAAAGGGAATAAGCATTATTTCCAAGCACACAAAATATGTTTCACTGCATCAGATCTGCCAGTCACTTTCtcctttttaatttctaaaaccagaaagttaaataaaaattgaggtACTGCAAACATGCAACctacatgtttttttttccttaaattaaaaaaaaatttctataacAAAAGCGGAAAAGTTCGCGAGGAATGGGAGTGTTCCACCTAATGCAATAAGTCAAGAATAACACACTATAGCAACCAAGAGGGTATATATGACATAACTCAAGTCAGCACATTCCAGTTTCTCAATATAAAAAAGCATGTCCTAGCCAACAAATTGGATGAAAGCGTTCAGAACTAAGACAGTCCAACCTAGAGCTACATGTCAAGAAAAGCTGAATTTTGAGCACAACAATGGACACcaaagaaaaactgaaaattgttAGAACGGTTcctttttttaagaaatgaatAAACCTAAACGCACCATACTTCACTCAAATATCAAACATCCATCTGCTCACGATACATATTTGGCATTAGGAACATTTGAATGAAATCACATCTTACccatcaaaataaaatcaaataattttctcaCGATATTAAAAAACTCATAACTTAAATACCTCTGATAAAGACATCAAAAGAATTGCTGTAAGATGGATTGTCATGACAAGGCATGGTATAGAATGGACGAACAGCCTGTGGGTACTTGTGAAGTATATAGAATTCAGTTCCATACctgaagaaaaaataagaacagAAAATTAACACACGACCATCATTCAGATtaggaaagaaagaaagaaaaggttGAATTGGAAGAAGAGATTTTTGTGGTTGGGTAGGGGAGTTATTAAATACTTCTCCGCAACAAGCTGCCCAAGCTTTCTTTCTGATTCTGTATTTAGGTCCCCAAGAGGATCAACTTCAACACCAGCTTCCTGTGAAGCAGAAGAGCATGAAAAGGTTAGACTCACAACAGAGACGGCAATGGGAAGGGAAACAGCAAGTTTCTTCCCCAGGAGACTGACATACAGGCATGGGGGTGAAACAGGGAACAGAAGGGAGAACCCAGCAGTTTCCCCCATAACCTATCACTTCCGCTATGTGCAATTACTgcctttttttttggatgaccAAGAAATCCATTTGGGGCCAACCTGTAGGACCAAATGTCCTTCAGAACTCGGGAATAGTGGGCATCACAAATCTACCCTACTCTACTTAGATATCAAACTTAGTTCAAATGATGTAGGGGTCGCGCCTGTGACCTAAGTCACAACTCACAAGACTCTCAATCTTTGTCACTTGAATTAAGCCCTGGGGGCgcagttaattttttttttgacaaaacgGATGCAATTGCCAGCAAAATTATTAGTTGGGACTCAATTGGCAAGGGAACTCACGATGTGCACGCAGATGAATAGAACTTAATTATCATTTTAGAACTTCTGTGTGCAACCGTAGCCCATTGTCAAATTGTTTACTACTTCATGTTCCCTAATCCTTTTTCCCTAAATTTATGCTACTTTTGCACCCGAGATGGTTCGGTTTCTTCAACATGAAAGAAGCTGATAATAACAGAATGCTTGCTGTGAAGCTTAGCATGACAACTTAGTGATTTCTTCAGGAAACAGCAAATTTCTACAACAAACATTTACCTTTAGCATTTGAATCCCCTCAGCAAATGTAAGTCGTAAGGTCTTTCGCAAATACTGCATTGTCAATAAAACAAATAGTTACTACCTCTGCAGAAAAAAGATACAAGTTGctatttaagtaattttctcATGGCTATATAAGTCATTGCCACAAGCAATAAGGTTTCCCATTTTCCAAGAGTAAGCATATGAATGTGTAAAAGAGCAAGTCAATCCGTGGAGGTTAAGCAATCATAGGTAGCATACTGATCACCGAAGTGGAGCCTAATTACCTTCAGAGGTTCAAAAGGGTATTGCTTTCCAACGGCTTCAAGTTCCTTTTTGCATTTCTCATTCAAGCTATCAAACATGGCCACAAATAAGCGGTCAACAATATCCATGACCTGCAAAAGTATACTTCATATTGTAATATCCAAGTAAAAGCACACTCACACTTTATATTGTACTTGCAGAAGCAGTTTTTAAGAGGCTCTAGCATGCCATACCTCTGAATAATGTTCCTTGATCTCCATTTCAACATCAAGACCTGTAAACTCGCACAGATGTCTATGTGTAAAAGAATCTTCTGCCCTAAAGACGGGGCCTACTTCAAATACACGGCCAAAATCACCACATATTGCCATTTGTTTGTGAAGTTGAGGTGACTGCGCCAGACATGCAGGTTGACCTTTATAATCTAATCGGAAAACAGCTGAACCTCCTTCACTAGACCCTCCAATCAATTTTGGAGTATGGATTCCTACAAATCCTTCAGAGAGCAAAAACTGCCTGAATATCTGCATTTTAACCGTAGAAAATTAGCTCATCATTTATAGTTTGCAAGTACTCAATAGAAATGTAGGGAACAATCTCGtaacttctttctttttgttatacTATCACCAGAAAGTGACTAGAAGCACAAGCTGAATCACTTGTACATTAAAAATATAGTAAGAATAAGAATATGATATTGTGAAAATGTGCAAGCAAGGGAATATGCACCAAGGCACCATGTCTATAAACTGTGATACTAATTCCATTGTGCGGTGGATAGAGATTGGTAAAAGATTACCATATATCTTTGTGGCTACATCTcaagaaaaaatgaaactaCCGGTTTTGAATCTTAAATCCTCATGAAATGACAATTCAGAACAAGCATAATGCAGTCTGTaaagaagatgaaaattaaAGCAAACACAAAATCAAGTAATTCAAATAAATGCAGTTGGATACACTTGGGTGTTAGCTAACATTAAACTTAAAGACTTGTTGTAATAACGTCactataaattttgtttttggatAAATGAGAagtttatattcaatatttttatagcACCGAGTAGGTGGTGTAATGGCATAGAAGCTACATTCTCAGGGATTACAGAAAGTACAAGAAATTCCCCAAAGAGTTCACTGTATCTTGTTTGTAACAAACTATATAGGTCCCTGTATTTCAGGCAATGCAGTACTTATTCAAAATTCTCACTCGCACAACTAATTTCTCAACAgtcttctctcttctccaaacAGAATACAAAACATATTTTGCAATAAACAGTAAATAGGTGAAATGGAAATATCGGGTAGTACAACGAACATTTTCGATTTGACATTGAATGCGGAAGATTCCTTGATTTGCAGGTGTGCGCATGTCTAGTATTCTGAAGTTTAAGCGAGTATCCTGATTTACACGAACAAGCTGCTCTCCTTTCTGCACTTGATAGAAAGATGTCAGCAGACGATCAAAAGGATAGAAAAAACATACACAGCATTAGTCCAGTTTTTGAAATTTACTGGAatctcaatttttgaaaaggtaACTGCGAAATGCTGATGACTTCCCTTGAAATATATTGTCAACCAATTACAATgttaaaatttcattaaagcaATGAACCAATTcgagaagagaaaagaatatACCTCTAAAGCTTGTTCTATCTCCACCTCGCTTCTAGCAGCATCCTCAATATTAATCGGTAGAGTGGGCACAGCCCTGTTGACACAATAAAGTTTGCTTATTTGAACTTCCACCTGAAGCAAATAAAAAAGACTAATAAGTACTAGTAACtaccaaaaacaacaaaataatcaGCATATACAAGATTTCAAAGATTCTTCTGCACCATTTAGATCAGGCTTATCATATAATAAGGCAACTCCACTATTCATCTTCTCTTGTTTATTCTCATTTTCCATGAATCATTTTGTTTTGTTGAAAGAGGTACTTGTCAGACTAAAATGTAGAAAAGCTCTGGTAATATGAACCCTAAAGTTGTCTTAAATGACAAATTATTCGCACGATTCATATAGCCAAACTCAACTTATTTGGAATTTTGGCATAGTTGTTACTGTTTGGAATTAGTGGTCCAAATGGAGCAAATGGATATTAAGGAGCCATATACATTGGCTAATCTAGCCTTTAACCTACGGGTTCACGTGAACCCAACAGCATTTGCATTAAAAAATCCactaaatatacataaatattttgccTGTGAACTTAGGATATCTCTTACTCCCGATCCTTAGCTAGACTTTGGTCATACATTTTGAAAAGTTCTCTTCAAATATCTATTTGGCATGAAATTCAAAATCTgaacttaaatattttcaagttcccaaGAGCTGGATCAAACAAATTTTGGTTTTTGGGACTTCTACACAAAACTTCCAAGTAAAATGCATGTCCAAACACAACTTCATGTTCCCAAAAACTCAAATTTGCAGGCTTTtactttcaacttcaaaatcatGGCCAAACGGGAGTTTGAAAGATGATTTAGGGAGCATAGAAATGAACCAGGTCCAGTGGAATGGAAAATTGAGGACtcaatctaaaaaaaaactttttaaaagatTAATATAAGTGACACCAACTTAGTTTCATTGAGAATTGGCCTAATATTATATGACTTAAGTGTATCAAGAAGAACTATAAAAGCATAAAGCAATAACCTTTTTGAAATAAATCTACCTGTTGTTGAGTGGCACCAGTAATTGGCTTCTCTGGTATTGTAACAACACCTTCAACATCAATAATGGACTCTTTGCTCAAACTAGTAGCATATTTCACCATTTGTGAACTAACCAATTCAGGCTTCACAGTCAATACACACTGCACCGTAAATCCTCGTTCCCTCACAACCACAAAAGCTATCTTTTTCCCAACAGGACGAATCGTCTGTACCCTCCCCCGAACCAAGACCACCCGGTCCTTCATTTCTGGCGCGATGGACCCAACTTCAGTCCACTTTCGACCCGTCACGGCCTTAGATTGCAGATCGTTCAGCTCTACGTCACCGTAGTTTCCGGAAAGTGGATCAGATTCTTCAATGGAGACAGTGGAGACAGCAGTGGCGGCGGCGGCGGCGGCTGCCTCTTGACGGCGGCGCTGACGCTCCAGCTTGGCGGCTTCTTTTTTGGAGATTTTGTTGCTGCCTTCTTCTTGTGGTTCCATTGGAGATGGATTTTGGGGTTTCTCCGACTCCATTTTTTTGAGAAGACTTTAGGGTTTTAGctcagagaagaagaagaaaaagtacaATTGTCCTTATGGATGACAGTTATATACATAACTGAATAAGCTACTTACAAATAGTCCACTTGAGTTCATcgaataatttataattttttctttttcttaaaaaaaacgTACTCTCGATCTCAAAATATTTGTTACTCTTCATTTTCCGAGAGATTCAAAAGGAATATAAGTGTAGTTCCATAAATAGTATTTGAAGAATAtgtgtatacacacacattaaGCCCTATTGTTATAGAGTAGAGAACAAATTAATCTTAGAATAcctaaatattgaattaatcaaattaattttcgaAAACTAAAACATAACAAGGGTACTTTGAGAGGAAAAGAGTAGCATAGAGCATCAGTACAGTCTGGTTTTACCGTTgcacaaaagaaagagaacgagctTCATCTATCCTTTTTGTATTCATTCAATCTAGAAATAAGATTTTTAGACATTTCTTAATCGTCTTTATTTTGTAAAACTATTCTTCAAGCAAGGCCGTTGACAAGTTATCAAAGAATTTGTGTGAGAATAATGAATGGTAAACGTCACTCATTTTCAACACTCCCACGTAGATGTGAGAAGCTACCGTTAAGAAATAAAGAGAACCTTCTATATCGAAATCTACTAGGCGAAGAACCAAAATAGAATGGTTTCACTTTTGATACTAATTATTCCAATACAATCAACCTTCATCTATTGCCTCAACATATTGGCCTCAAAACTCCAAATGACAGCAAATAAGCATATTCTATTATTACAATCAAGATGGTGCAAAAAAAAGTGACATATAAATGTAAAACAAAATTCAGGTAAAAACTACATGTTGTAAActacaaaatcagaaaaaaacaaacaaatgaaaatagctcatcttaggacaacCTTTAACTTGTTCTCCACCTGTTCTCTCACTTTCCACTGCATTTAAATACACAAAAAGACATTTAGTAATGGTAGGAGAAAGATGGCAGAGGTTCATTTGAAAGAGGGGTTACCTGCAGATCGTTTATTTCCTCGTCTGTAAGTGAACGTTCCATGGACCGATAAGCTATCCGATAGCAATGACTTGTCATTCCTTTCTTATTGGTGAAGTTGTCTATCAGTTTCACCTGACAGTAGTAGAAACGGAAGCAACAGTCACTAGACGAATTCATGTTACTAACACGAGTCACTACACGAACTACATGATGACTGAGAAATCAGTCTAGAGCCGACTCTTTGGGTCAGAGGATGAGTGGGTATGCCTctctacccttctccacttaTATATCAGAGTTAGTTACCACACAAGCTCATGTTACAAACACGACCCTATAAACCTACTGTAAAATTGTACAAATCTGTGGTGTTTGGCTTCACTAGGAAAAACGTCACTCAGCTCTAACCCCAGGGTATGACATGGAAATCACTTAACATAAATCTTAAGATAAAGTGCAAGACTCGGAATAGCTTACTTTGGAGAAATGAACTAATGATACCAATGAATAGGCCCATAAAACTGGTCGAGTAAGAGGAAACATTTCAAATAACTGGGAAAACTAGCAGAATAATGTGGAAAAGACACTCAAGAATTCAAATATTGGGGTATATCCATGGACCATTAAACGAGAGAAGTTCAAAGCGAAAACTAGATCCTTTatctcttgattattttttgtaataactGTGGTGTTGGGGCCAGCAATCACCATTTCTGTGGAGGTATGGAGCTCCTGTAAGCAGAATGTTTAATGATCATTGCACAAGTGTGAATGCCCCTCAATACAATCCTAACAGTAGATGTGTCCCCAACAAAATAGATTAAAAGttaacttttcttttcaacaatAGTGTCCGAACCAGCTTGAGGTGCATCTCATCTATTCCACCAGAAACTTGTAACACAACACATTAATGAAGGGCCCCTCATATCTATTAGTTGAATTTGGCGGTAAGTAGAACCATCACGTGGACATACCTCCTCGGCAAGGTCTCCAGCAATTCCTCTAACAACTTCACAGAGATTGTTCTCGGTAAATGAATCACTGATCCAGAAACTCATATCTTTATAACAAGGTGGATACTGCAAAAATTAAGGAGTTTGAGTCTTTTAAACAAGATCATAAACACTAAAAGATCCACAAACATGATTATGCAGTCAAAGACTCAAATGGACCCCTTGAGTGCATTCTTCAAACAAAATGTTAAGCacttaatgaaaaatgaaatgctCAAAACACATATAAGAGTTGGATTATTCAAATGCTTGAAAATTACATAAGATAAACATTAGTAAACAAGTCCTACCTTGGAAAATGGCTTAAACTTCAACCCGAGCCGGCCGCTAGAAAACTACATCATGATCAAGAAAATGTTACCGAAAGCTAGCAAAATCTGAACTGGTGATAAAAAAAGGGGAGAGAGTGGTGGGAAGAAGTAGCTGAAAATTCAGAACAAGGTGAAAAATGAAAACAGgaaagatgaagaaattactTGAGAAGTGAACCGCTCATCAGTTGACCAGAACAGTCGAATATCTGGAATATCAAATAAAACCATAGCCAAGCGCTCCAATCCAAGCCCAAATGCCCAAGCAACATTGTCTGTTTTACCGcttcttttcaatatttcttGTTCTGTCACTCCACAACCCAAAACTTCCATCCATTGATCCTGTAAAGGACTTAACATTGAGTAGAACATAATATACGgcatagttattattatatggTGTATCAAATAAAACCATAGCCAAGCGCTCTAATCCAAGAAATGATGATTACTgcttttgttattatattatcttCTTCCTGAATGTTTGGCTATTGTTCCCTATAGTCCTTGCCGACACACATCCTTAATCTTCCTGCTTTCTGTTTTTCCCGAAGAAATCCACTTATTGACTGAACATTAGAGGTTGGCATATGATGTGAGCGTCTAACGCATGCTTGACACTCTTGAGCCACAGTAAAAGAAATTGTTTAAGTAGGTGATACAATCTTACTCTGCTACACATTTGATAGTATCTTATTGAACAATCTGATGAAACCACAAAACTAACTCGCACAGTATTCTGGACTTCGACATCTGGAGAGGAGGAAATAGAAGAAACAAAAGGATGTATAAGTCTGTCATAAACTAATGCAAAGTATACCTGAAAATATATCTCCAGTTCAAATGATGGATTAGTAAAGGGGAAGTAAGTGTCAACCCAGCGCATTTCCACCCCACCTGAAGAATTAGAAAGATTAGGCTGGAGATTCATAAATCTTTCTCACGAAAAAGTAAATCTTCTAGTAGAAAGATAGTTTTTGAAGAAGAGAACAAGTTAAAAGATCTATACACGATGGACCGGAATATAAGGGGAGCCATCAACTACATTATACCATCAGATAAGAACTTCGATAGGCATTCTTAACTTCTTAAagtaacttcaacctattatttaGCAGTCTGCACTCTGGTCCAGCCTTCTATTACTATCTGCCCTAAAATCAGGTTCTAACTTCTAATTGAGACACCTATTctttaaagaaaattgaaagaagCAAGAAAGATTTATACAATGTACAACCATCACCGCACTAAACTTCTAAAGATGATATGAACAATTACTAAGTGGCCTCTAGGACCAACTCCTAATGATGTAAGGAAGTCACCTATAGATATGAATATGGTAAATCACTAAATCATAGTCAAATCACCAAGACTCGTTATTGATTAGCAATGCCATAAATTATATGGTAAATTATTGGCATCATAATGACTCATTTAGATGAGACAGATTTATACCAAATAGATGTCG
This DNA window, taken from Solanum lycopersicum chromosome 5, SLM_r2.1, encodes the following:
- the LOC101247918 gene encoding aspartate--tRNA ligase 2, cytoplasmic, with product MESEKPQNPSPMEPQEEGSNKISKKEAAKLERQRRRQEAAAAAAATAVSTVSIEESDPLSGNYGDVELNDLQSKAVTGRKWTEVGSIAPEMKDRVVLVRGRVQTIRPVGKKIAFVVVRERGFTVQCVLTVKPELVSSQMVKYATSLSKESIIDVEGVVTIPEKPITGATQQQVEVQISKLYCVNRAVPTLPINIEDAARSEVEIEQALEKGEQLVRVNQDTRLNFRILDMRTPANQGIFRIQCQIENIFRQFLLSEGFVGIHTPKLIGGSSEGGSAVFRLDYKGQPACLAQSPQLHKQMAICGDFGRVFEVGPVFRAEDSFTHRHLCEFTGLDVEMEIKEHYSEVMDIVDRLFVAMFDSLNEKCKKELEAVGKQYPFEPLKYLRKTLRLTFAEGIQMLKEAGVEVDPLGDLNTESERKLGQLVAEKYGTEFYILHKYPQAVRPFYTMPCHDNPSYSNSFDVFIRGEEIISGAQRVHVPELLEKRAGECGIDVKTISTYIDSFRYGAPPHGGFGVGLERVVMLFCALNNIRKTSLFPRDPQRIVP